CATCCTATAAGTCGAGTAGCCTTTATAATTGACCGCCACTACATATTCAGTGGTGTTGAGCCTTTCAATGAATTTTTCCGGTTCAGCACATTTCCTAGACTGTAAAAAACCCATGATCTCAAACTGATTCATCGGATGCCTCTTGATGATGCTGACCAGCGCTTCAAAGTCGTCTGATATTCCACTATGAAAGCTACCCGAGCATAACATATTTATCGGGGTTCCACCAAGTAGTTCCACAGCTTTCGCCATTTGTTCCTTTTCACTTTCGAACACGTCCTTTTCTGCAGGCGGACGAACCGGCGAATTGAGATAAACTCTTTTGTAAGTCACATTTTTTAATATAACGGAAAAGGCATTTAGCGATTCCAAGTCGTCGTTCATGCCCTTGATCAGCATGATCTCAAGCCAGAGCTCGCCCTTGTAAAGCTTGGAAAACTCAATCAGCCCCTTGAGCATATTTTCATATTTTATCCGCCCGTGAGGACGGTTGATTTGTTTAAACTGCTGCTCATTCGATGCGTCAAGCGAGGGCATTACGATATCCGCTTCAAGCAGCTCCCTGGCTACGGACTTATCCGCCAAAAGCGCACCGTTTGTAATCACCGCAACCGGCTTATCCGTTATCCCTTTAATCCCGCCAATCAGCGCTCCAAGATCCGAATAGAGTGTCGGTTCACCCTCACCAACTATGGTGACCACGTCGAACTCGACTTTCCCACTTACCACACTTTTCAGTTCATTCAATATCTCATCTACAGGATAGAACTCGGTTCTCGTATTTGTAAGCAGGCTGGTCCTACCTAGCTGGCAGTAAACACAGGAATAATTGCACGTCTTGTGGGGAATAGGGCTGACGCCCAGCGAACGCCCCAAGCGCCTTGAAGGAACCGGTCCAAAAATATACT
The window above is part of the Fusibacter sp. A1 genome. Proteins encoded here:
- a CDS encoding radical SAM protein, with product MKYIFGPVPSRRLGRSLGVSPIPHKTCNYSCVYCQLGRTSLLTNTRTEFYPVDEILNELKSVVSGKVEFDVVTIVGEGEPTLYSDLGALIGGIKGITDKPVAVITNGALLADKSVARELLEADIVMPSLDASNEQQFKQINRPHGRIKYENMLKGLIEFSKLYKGELWLEIMLIKGMNDDLESLNAFSVILKNVTYKRVYLNSPVRPPAEKDVFESEKEQMAKAVELLGGTPINMLCSGSFHSGISDDFEALVSIIKRHPMNQFEIMGFLQSRKCAEPEKFIERLNTTEYVVAVNYKGYSTYRMRNRYGSE